The Rosa rugosa chromosome 3, drRosRugo1.1, whole genome shotgun sequence sequence TACCAACCAATACAGCACTCCATTCACAGTTATTGAGTGAGTATTAAACCCTTTACATGATGTAAGTCCAAGTTCCGGTTCAACTACTCTCCAAGAATTTCTATTAGGATTGAACACTCTGGCTTGAAAAGTAAGTTGGTTCGGATCATTAATGGGATTAACATAAGGGCGAACTGTCACCAACTTGTATGCACTAATGCTGTGCATGAAATCAACGATCAGACGATAGTAATAAGTAGCATTCTCAACTCTTTTCTCCAAAACAATAGGAAAATAATTAAATTGTTCTGTTGCTGAGTTCCATACTACTGTGGCTATTCGAGTACCCTTGAGCAAGGTAACGCAACAAACTAACCCATTACTAGATCCCACAAATTTTAAATCCCATCTTGCATCGTTGGGGAGGAAAGGTACACTCAAACTTGAAACTGCCGTTTCTTCGTCAGCAAGTAATGAGATTCCAACTTTCTTATTACTAATTCCGGCAGCAAGAGAGGATGAGGAGAAGACGGCGAGAGCTGTGAAGACGATGTCTGTCCAGGAAATAACTAGTTTTGGTGAGATAATCCCACTCTTTTGATACACACCTAAACCTACATATAGACTTGAGAGGCAATCTTAAGAGAATTTCTACTAGAATACTTTCATCAGCTATAGCCAAAAAACTAGCTCCAGGTTCCATTCCGTAGAAACTATGAGAGAGGCAATAAACTCGGTGTTCATTAAGTTTTGCTTTCTAGATGGAGGTGTACATATATGTAGGTTACCATAATAATGATATTACTAAACCAAACTAGCTAGAAAACCTAATCATTCTAGCAATGAATTAGCAAAATCAATCTAGGAGTCTAGGACTAACATATATGATATGCTGAACAGCTTAACCTGATTACTGTCTAATACAACAATAAACaatattgtttttggttcaTATTGATGACAGGTTATGCTCCTCCACATTGGCAAACAACCCTTTACCCAAAACCCAGTCTTCAATCATTGCTTGAGCTCTTAATGGCTGGTCAGCAGGCACAAGATGACCAGCCCCTGAGACCAAAACAAAGCTCAGACTCCCCCATTTCTGAACATAACCGGCAACCTCTCCACCCAATCTCCAAACTCTCCTATCCGCCGACAGAAACCTCTCTATCCCCTCCCATTTCATGGTCTTCACCCAAGCCTCATTCGCAACCACGCCGCATCTCATATCAAACTGCCCCTGGTACAACAAAACCTTGCTCTTCCTCACCAACTCTTCCACCATGTACTTCACACTCTTCATCATATCCTCATGCAATACCTCCCCCACCAAATGGCTACATTCCTCGAAAACTATGGACTCATTCGACACCCCCAAAGCCTTCCTCACCTCCTCATTCCTcaataactccccaaccaaatGCGTTTCATAGCTAGCATTCCTTCTGATATCATACAAAGTGGGCAACCCGGTCATGTCTTGCAACCTATCCAACACTCTGCTTCTTGCAATTTTCGCCTCGCTCCATTTCCCAGCTCTAGAGAAATCCACTGCCTCAAATTGAAGTTCCTCTACCTCCCTCTTCTGCCTCTCATTGATCAAACCCGAAAAGTAAGCATTTACAGCATGAGTTTTCACTTGGATCACCGGGTCTGTCTCCCCATTTCCTATAGCAACCCCAGCCAAATTCACATGCCGATCGGACCCAGAACTCTCAGCATCAATATTCCTCTGCAAAATGTAGTACCCAATTGCCGGAATATACTTGCCTGCATAGCTCTCCCCAGTGATGTAAACAGGCCTCGACCTAAACACAGGATCAAGCTCAATGAACTCGGTAATTGCAGCGAACAGGTGTTGTGCAACCGCAAACTGGTTTCTTGGAATCTCTTCGGGTGTGGAAGCTATACTGAACCCGGTTCCGATGGGATTGTCGAGAAAAACCAAGCCGAAGATGCGGTTCCAGGAACCGGAGTTGGGTTCCAAGGTGAGGGGATCAGAGGGGTGTTTGTGGAAATTGACGCGCCAGGGACCGAGCTCGAAGAAGTTGCCGACCATGGAGGAGCAGCCGGGGCCGCCCTGGAGCCAAATGAGGAGTGGGGTTTGGGAGAGAGGTGAAGTTGGGTTCTGGGCTTCATAGAAGGTGTAGAATATTGCTGAGGTTGTGGTGGGGTTGACTGGAAGGTAGCCTGACTTGGTGGGGAGGGCTTGTTTTGGGAGGAGAGGTGGTGGTGAGGCTGTGATGGTgtggatgatgaagaagaagaggaagcagAGGACTGTTGTCGACTCCATTGCAGACCCTCCTAGAGTTGAGTTGTTCGTCGGATTGCTGATAAAGATTATAGGGCATTATTGGCTACTTTTCACTATACATGTTGCCAAATATACCATACACACCAATGTAGATGATGATTCCTAATTGGCATATATTATACGAGTAATTTTAATGGTGTATTTGGCATGGCGTGTATAATTTTTGTAGGGTGGAGAATAATGAGGTACGAAGAATCTGCAAGATCAGTAATATGATATTCGCTTCatgaaaaataattaaaatatattCTTTGACATacatttaaattttaaaaaagaaGCGAAATTATGAAATGAAACACAAATGATGTGATAGATCACCCATATTTGTAAGCAAATACGGACAGACATGATACACTTTTCTCATTCCAATTATGTATGAGCTTAAAAGTTTGTGTCCGAGTCCACTTGGAATCCAACATTTTTGGTAGTTCCCAAGAACTCAACAAGTGAAGAAACACAGGTAGATGTAGGTTGAAGGTCATTCTCCCAAAGCACATGTGAACTTGAAAGTCTAATGAAATCGATATCATATTTGATGCCATTGGAGAAGTTAGTTACTCTCAAAGCTCCCAATCGCGCTGCGGATGTGCAATTTTTCCGATTATCACCTACCCTCATCATCTTCGAACATTCAAACTCTCTATTATTTTCATTACATATAGTATTATGTCATGATTATAGTTAGTAAAAACCGGAACGTGTATAGTTCGCGAAAAATACGTACATGTATTATTCGGACATTTTATCAAATAGTTCGTTGAAAAGTTCGGCAAAATATTTTTaactaattaaataattaatttttttaattaaaactattgatttatattcatttttgttcaataatatgtgtaaaatacggaaaaaaaaaggtaaaaatcGTGTATAGTACGTATATAATACTTTTGGTTTCAAAAGTACGGGAAATTTAACGAGTCCTTTCAAAAATACGAAGtactgaagttttttttttttaatgtaagtACGTGTTTTATTAGCGTACAATACAAAAGAGAAAATATTTCAAACGGTACCCGAACTTAGGCCGACTCCTAACTTCAGTAcccgactatgcaaaactatcactttggtaccacAAGTTTGAAGCCCGACCCAAGAATGGTACACACCGTCTATCACAGGGTTAAGTCTCTTGCTACGTGGCAAACCATGAGGGGTAATTATGTCATTTTGTTACCCATCTACGTGGCAAACCATGAGGGGTCTGATGCTGATGTGGCAGTGGGCCTGCGTAAGTGGGCCTCTGGGCTTCAGGGCTTTTGGGCttccttctttcctttttttctttctttcttttcttctcttttctgccGGTTTTCTGTAGAAGATTTAGTCCGCCAGTTCACCCACTTTTAGGCCGGTTTTTGTGCTTTTTCTTCTGGTTCCTGAATATTTGGCTTGATAGGCTTCCACTATTAAAagttggtggaaattggaggtccggatgatggtgaaccggtggaatatttgctgcgagttgtatggagcttccggtggccaggtcggtaggtttccggccggttcttgtggtggggccgccggttctggactcctaggatcgagttcttcaaggtgtacggtggaggcagaaaaggtttcaaggttttgtattcggattcaaggtttttagcttcttgaatcagggtttggctatttgtttcagggttagggctccgtgctgataacgtgttatagagaaactgaaattgagaggaaatcgctgtgtattctcattgataataagggcctctttatatagaggattacaatgtatataATCTCAATCacacaaggaaagtaatcgtacattgaataggaatctagatccttctaatttaaccctattaccactaggtcaagtaacctagagtttgggccaaacacaaattagggtttacttgaacagtatatatatatatatatcgatctGAATATGCTATAACGTGTCCCTTTGGTGTGGGTTTGTGAGTGGGACAATGCCTTTTAGATGAGTATCTAATGATGTATGAGATGAGCACCACATAATATATATGGtgtttcttttattattattattatttttttttttttctgtttgggtCGATGGACTTGAAATTTTGAGATAAAATTAAAGTGTGTACTGATGAGAATCTCTAGCTCTAATGATATGAGTCCCTAATCTGCTCATTAGTTCATTAAAAGGGTCCCTGGTTCTTTTTGTTGCTTGATTCGTTCTCCTTTATCAAATTACAGCTTGGCCGCTTCTTCCCTGGTGACAAGTATATTAAACACTTCACAGGCTTGATCCAGTCAGCTGCATTCATGTCTTTGGTGTTTAACCCGGCAGTTGGAAGTGTCTAACACTTCATAGCGTGTTATCTTGATCGAAATTTGCTTTAGGGACACTTCAATATAGTAGTAGCAGTACAGATGGTTGCAGACTGCTTATTGTTGTCAAGTTTTTTAAAGTCTTGATTTCTATAAATTTGCTAAATCATTCGCTTATTATCTTCTTGAACTTTAGGACTTGTGGAGCTCACATATATTCGCTCAAACACACAAGCTTCCTAGTAAAATGAGAGAGAGTAATGGCTTATCTTCTGCACTGGAATTGAGGAAACAATGAATATTTTAGTCATCTTTCTAGTTGTTTTAGAGGGCCTAATTCCACTGAGATCCCTGTTTGTTATTTCATTTGATTTTTGGAAATACTAGGGTGATTTTTAAATTAATTGCAAGTCTTTTTTTCCAGGGAGCTTGATAAGTTCTGTAATGGATATGTTTCACATGAGCTCAACAGATATCCTGTTCTAAAGCCTAAAATAAAAATCTGTCATGAAATCCAATAATCAATCTGACTTGCAACATAGAATTGGTAATGAAAACTGCTGAATCAACCATTGCTTCCATAATGAATCAACTTAGATTTGTAAGAGAAACAGCACCATTACAAGTTCAACAGGAAATAGTTCAGAGCATTACATTGAACATTTATACATACAACGATGGATATCCAAAGAAGAAAACATAAATAAGCCATAAGAACAAGCATAGCTATTCCTGGACCATGTTCTTTCAAGAGGACATCACTTCAGAAACTCGGTTGAATCCATAGATGGGATTCTCTGATTTCTTCAAACCCGGAATTGAAGGAATTGCTGAAGTCTCGATCAATTGTCCCATCCTCCATATTAAAAATACCAACATCTAAGTCAACGAATGGAGAGACGCTTTTGCTGTTCATGAAATATATGCAATTGGGCTTGCATCCGGAATTGCCTGAGACCTCGATAGAGAATGAAGAGCTGCTGTTACTCAAGAAGAGGGCTCTATTACCCAAATCCTTTACCTCTGAGTCGGACCATGAATTGCCATTACTGAATGGGACCTTGAAAACCCTGCAGCCAATAGTTGATTCATAATGATTATGGTAGGAAGTACACAAAACCACCAATAGGGACCCTGCAGATTCCACCAGATATGGCTGTTTAATGCCCTTCATAGGACCTAGAAGTTGCTCCTTACTGGGAATCTCTGGAGCAACAACACTCAAATGTGCTCGCTTAGGGTCATCAATTTCACAAACAACAGAAACACGGCTAGAATGGTCCACAACGTAGAAACTTCCTTGATAGTGTGTGAGATCCCTAATGAAATTGTGGCCCTCAAATATGAGATGTTTCCAACCTTGGCCGCCGAGTCCTGGTCTGCAAAATCCCAAACTAGTAGCTGTCTGAAACATGAATATATAATCCAATGTGGAACGAGGATCGGACGACAAAACAAACTTCCAAATATTCTGGAGCGGATAGTGCAGCAAACCAGGAAGTTGAATTTTGGCATGATGATTTGATGGGTGGAGCATATTAAATTTCAATTCCCCTTGATCCTTAGTTACAGTAAGCAGCCATCCTAGGGAAGCAAAGCAGACCTTACCACTGGTCTCTGGGAGATTGGCGTTGTAGATCTCACCTTTTGCGACGGAGTAAAACTGAACCATGGCGGCATCAATCCTCTTCGGAAGCATAAGAAGAGGAACTTGATCAGCGCCCGATGATTTCCGCACTGCAGTGATAAACTTGTTCCAGAAAACTGCCAGCCTTTCACCGAGAGAGACAAGGTAATTCGGAACAGAATCGCACCACCCGGTAGCCATATGAGGTTGT is a genomic window containing:
- the LOC133736991 gene encoding serine carboxypeptidase-like 50 translates to MESTTVLCFLFFFIIHTITASPPPLLPKQALPTKSGYLPVNPTTTSAIFYTFYEAQNPTSPLSQTPLLIWLQGGPGCSSMVGNFFELGPWRVNFHKHPSDPLTLEPNSGSWNRIFGLVFLDNPIGTGFSIASTPEEIPRNQFAVAQHLFAAITEFIELDPVFRSRPVYITGESYAGKYIPAIGYYILQRNIDAESSGSDRHVNLAGVAIGNGETDPVIQVKTHAVNAYFSGLINERQKREVEELQFEAVDFSRAGKWSEAKIARSRVLDRLQDMTGLPTLYDIRRNASYETHLVGELLRNEEVRKALGVSNESIVFEECSHLVGEVLHEDMMKSVKYMVEELVRKSKVLLYQGQFDMRCGVVANEAWVKTMKWEGIERFLSADRRVWRLGGEVAGYVQKWGSLSFVLVSGAGHLVPADQPLRAQAMIEDWVLGKGLFANVEEHNLSSI